The Paenibacillus mucilaginosus 3016 genome includes the window CATCGCTTCTTCCGACAGGTGAGTCACTTTCCCGCGCAGCTGGAAGCCGCTCTGAAGGTCCAGCCCATAGACATAGGCGCCCTGGAAGGTGAATTCGCCGTAAGCCTGGGGCGAAACGGAGCCTGCCGCATTCTTGTCCTTGATTTCCATCACGGTGACAGGGAAGGCGAGCAGGTTCTTTTCTTTGGAGAACAGAAGCGCTTTGTGGTTATGCAGCAGCTCGGATTCCGTGCCCCGGTCGCCGATCGTCTCCTTGAAGAGCTCCTTCGGGTTCGCCGGATCGCTGACGTCGAAGAGGGCCATCTTCATCCCTTGGGTGAAGGCGGCAGGCTCTCCGGTGAAGCCCGGTTCGGGCTTCGCCACGACAGCTTCCTTGCCGAAGCCGATCAGGTGATTCTCGTCATAAGGGTGCAGGTAATCGCTGTACCCCGGAATCTTGAGCTGGCCGAGCGTCTTCGGAGCCCTCGGATCCGAGAGGTCGATCGCGAACAGCGGGTCCACCTGCCGGAAGGTGACCATGTAAGCCCGGCTTCCCATGTAGCGCACGGAGTAGATCCGCTCACCGGGAGCGAGGTCTTCGAGAGACCCGGTGATCTTCATCGCTTCGTCAAGTACATAGACGTTATTCTTGGACGTGCCTTCGTCCGTGCGCCAGGAACTCCCGGTCGTTGTGGCGATCCGGAAATAGCCGTCATGTTCATCCATGGAGAACTGGCTCAGCGGGTGTCCGGGTACGGTGCCGCGGCCTTCATAGCGGGTGGTGCCTCCGTCAAGACCGAACTTGTAGATGACGCTGACGGTATCTTCGGCGCGTGGCACCGGTATGGACGGCGTTGCGATCCCGCCGATACCCGGATCGATCGGGATCGGCATCGGCTGTGCGGCCTGGTACTCGTTCACGGTCACGTACAGGTTGGACTCGGATGCATAGACATACTGTCCGGAGCCGAGGTAGCTCGTGACCTGCATTTTTTGGTCCGGGTGCTTCAGATGAATTCCGCCGACGAGCAGGTAGTTCGGCTCCACGGCCTTCGGGAAGTACCGGATGTCCTCGAACCCGATGGTGACAAAAGCATCCCCGGCAGCCGTATCCCGGTAGGCCGGACCGGCTGCAGCCGCCAGCTTCTCCTCAGGCGTTGCGTTCTCGCGCAGCAGCCAGTGGAAGTTCATCGACTTGTTCGTCACAATGTACAGCGAGTCGCCGATCTTGCGCGAGGAGATATAATGCCCCTCGAGCTCCGTCTCCCTGACGGCCTTGAGCTTCGTGCGGTCTCCGAGCTCGTAGACGATCGTCTTGGTCGTCGTGCGGTAAGGAGAGGGCCAGATGGCGATCTTCTTCTCCGCTATAACGGAATGGCTTGGGGAACCGCTGACGGGCGCGGCCTGGGGGCTGGTCTTCTGGACCGCCGAGCGGCACAGGTACGGACGCGGCCGGATAAGATGTGCTGCCGATGACGACAAGGTGGGTGTCATCCACATACAGCTCCTGCGGGTAAAAGTTCGCGTCTTCCCAGTAGACGGTGCTCACTACGTTCATGGATTCCGCAGGCAGCGCATCGGCGATGACGATGCGGTTCCGGTTGACCTGGTAGATGAACTCTCCATCGGTCTTGATGACATCGCCTTCGTCCACGCCCTCCACCTGCACATTCGTAGTGGAATAGCCCGGGGAGGCTGACGATCCCGATTCGCCGATGGCCGTGGGAGCCGCAGGGGCAGCGGCGGAATCCGTCACTGCTGTCTTGCTTTTAAACTCAAGCATCTCGTTCTGTACCGATATCCCCGCAGCTCGGGGCATTTCCTTCAGCAGCGACTCGAGCTTCTCGAAGGAGCCGACCGTGGGCAGGCTCTTGTCCGCATCGACGATGGATACCTTGCGGTTGAGCGCGTCCCAGTAGACGTTGAAGCCGAACGCTTCGCTGAAGAAGCGCAGCGGCACCATCAGCTTCTCCCCCTCGACATACGGAGCCTGCTCCAGCTTCACTTCCCGGCCGCTGCGGTAGGCGTTCTCGCTGCCGGGCTGCAGCTTGATGGAGGCCGAGCCCTTCTCCGCTTCGGCCCACTTCTCCGCCGCGTTCCAGCGGACCTCCACCCCGAGCGCCTGCGACAGCTCGCGCAGCGGCACCATCAGGGTGCTGCCCGCGAAGACGGGAGCTGTGGCGAAGCGGACATCCTGGCCGTTCAGGTTCATGCCGACGGGCGCCGATTCGGCAGCCGCGCCTGCCTGCGGGCCGGGGGATCCGCTGAGCAGCAGCGTCAGGGCGAGGAGCCCGACAGCCAGCTGTTTCCTTTTCATGATTGTTCCTCCCTTGTATGTTGCGTGCACAGTCTGATCTCTCTCTTATCTCTATGGACGCGCTGCCGCCCCAATATGTTTCAGTCAAGGAAGCGGCAGCTTCATCGTCCTTATAAGGCGCTTATCCGAGTCTTTATCCGCTCCAAAAGGCCCTGCGCATAAAAGCGTCAGGGCCTGCAGCCGTTTGGCTTGTCCCCTGCGCTCATTATAACAGATGGCGCGGGTGGCGGGGACAAGTCATCATTTGGTTGTATCCTGCCTCGGCACTTCAGGGGAGGAGGGGGTTCCGGCAGGCTGCAACTGGAGGTCGGACGAGGGGACAGGGGCCGAGCCGGCTTGTCCGCTCTCATACTCCGCCACCTTCTTCTCGAGCAGGCGGATCTGGCGCTTCAGCTTGAACTGCCGGAACAGACCGATGAATCCGGTGATGAGGCCGCCGAGCAGGACCGAGCCGAGAATGACGAGAATGAGCGGAATGTCCCGCTCGCCGAAGACATACTTCACCCGGACGGGATCGACATTGATTACGGCGAAGACGGCCGTGACGAGTGCGAATAAGAGAGTGAGAATCAGAATCCATTGGGCTTTCATGACGGCACGTTCCTTTCATCGCAGGCGCTTTTGGTATATCCTTTATTACCCGAAGGCCCGCACAGCAAAATCGGGTGATGCTCAAAAAGGCCGAGCCGGCAGGCCGGCTCAGCCCTATGATCTTATGCTTCCGACAGCTTCTCCATCTGCTCGAGCAGGTCCTTGAACACGCTCATCGCCTGCTTGATCGGCTCCGGCGTCGACATATCCACGCCCGCCTTCTTCAGGATGTTCAGAGAGTAGTCGCTGCCGCCGCTCTTCAGGAAGCCGAGGTAGCGGTCCACGGCAGGCTGGCCTTCATCCAGGATCTGCTTCGCAAAGGACGTCGCAGCCGAGAAGCCCGTCGCATATTTGTAGACATAGAACGAGTTGTAGAAGTGGGGGATGCGCGCCCATTCCATCTCGATATCTTTATCCACAGCCATCTCCTTGCCGTAATACTGGACGTTGAGGTTGTAGTAGATCTCGCTGAACAGCTGCGGCGTCAGGGATTCGCCCGCTTCGGCCTTCTCATGGATGATTTTCTCGAATTCCGCGAACATCGTCTGACGGAACACCGTCGTGCGGAACTGGTCCATGTAGTAGGTGAGCAGGTACATCTTCTCTTTCTTGTCGCTCGAATGCTTCAGCATGTAGTCCATGAGCAGCGCTTCGTTCAGCGTCGAGGCGACTTCCGCCAGGAAGATCGTGTACTGCGCGTAGCGGTAAGGCTGGTTCTCATCCGAGAGATAGGAGTGCAGCGCGTGGCCCATCTCGTGCGTGAGGGTGAACATGCTGTTGAGGTTGTCCTTGTGGTTCAGCAGCACGTAAGGGTGCGTGCCGTAGGCTCCCCAGCTGTAAGCCCCGTTGCGCTTGCCTTCGTTCTCGTAGATGTCGATCCAGTGGTTGTCGAAGCCTTCCTGCAGCACCTTGAGATAGTCCGGGCCGAGCGGCTCCAGGCTCTCCTTGACCTTCTCTTTCGCTTCTTCGTACGAGATTTCGAGCTTGTATTCGTCGACGAGGGGAGCGAAGAGGTCGTACATGTGCAGCTGGTCCACCTTCATCAGCTTGCGGCGCAGCTCCATATAGCGGTGCATGAGCGGGAGCGAGTCATGAACGGCGTCGATCAGGTTCGTATACACTTCCTTGTCGATCTTGTCGCCGAAGAGGGACATCTCGAGGGTGGAAGGGTACTTGCGGGCTTTGGCATAAAAAATATTCTTCGTCACATTGGCCGCAAGCGTGGCCGCAATGGTGTTCTTCTGCTTGCCGTACGTTTCGTACATCTTCTGGAACGCTTCCCTGCGCACCTCGCGGTTGCGGCTCTCCAGGAACTGGATGTACCGGCCGTGGGTCAGCTCGACCTCTTCGCCCTGCTCGTTCTTGACCTTCGGGAACTTCAGGTCCGCGTTGTTCAGCATGCCGTAGATCGTGCCCGGCGCCTGGGAGAGGTTGCCCACCTGCGCGAGGAGGGCTTCCTCGCTCTTGCCGAGGACGTGCTGCTTCTGGCGGATCATTTCCTCAAGGGTCCGCTTGTAGAAGGCCAGATCGGGATGCCCGACGAGCGCCTGGAGCACCTCATCGGAGAGACTCAGAATCTCGGGGGACACGAAGGAGAGGGCTTCGCCGACTTCTACGCTGAGCTTCTTGGATTTATCGGATAAGGCCTGATATACGGGATCCGCCATGTCTTCATGATGCTTCATGTTGGCATATACGTAGAGACGTTCGGTATGTATGGAGATTTCATCTTCTAGCTGGAAGACTTCCTTGATTGAAGCCGGATCGGCCAGCTTGCCTTCGAAGCGGCCCACATTCTTCAAAGCGTCCTTGACCTTCTGATACTCCGCATCCCAAGCTTCCTGGGAAGCGAACAGGTCCTGAAGGTTCCAGCGGTGTTCGGCGGGAACGTCATTGCGTTTGGGTAACTGATTCATGGGAGCCCTCCTTATCGGATGAATAGGTTTCGCGGCGGAGCCCGTCTGAGCTGCGGACGAGACCAGCAGTCCGCTCAGCAGGATGCCGCAGAAGAACACGGGAATAGCACGCATTGCCGCTCACGCTCCAAGGCAGCAGGATGGGTAGGTCTGGAAACGTTGGTTAGTATAACCGGAGCGTGATTCAAATATTAGTATAGGGAATTGCCGGACAGAAGTCTATTGCTGGGGCAGGGAGAAGAAGCTGTAGACCATCATGAAGAAGGAGAAGGAGATCATCACCAGGGCGATGATGGCCAGCGGCCGTTTGGTTCCCGGCGGCAGGGTGTCCTTCTTCATGATCAGAATCAGTCCCAGCGAGAACGATAGGATAATGAAGGTTACTACGGATGCGCTGTTGCTCATAAGTCTGAACGGTTCACCTCGGTTCGGTAGGCTTTTTTATCACTTGTATCCCCTAGTGTTCGCCAAGAAGGGCCGGAATCCTCTCTGACGGGAGGGGATTTCCGGTATGGCCCGGGGAGGGGCATGATGCGGAGGCGGCGGGGCGCATCCTTAATTTCTATGGAGACAGCCGGCCAAACAGAACGGCTCGGCTTGCTGCCGCGGATGACGAACAAAGGCCGGCATCGGGTAGCGATGCCGGCCTTTGCAGGATTGCGTTATGGAGATGCAGTAAGGCTGTGCGGATCAGCTGTTCGGCTTGAGCTTGACGAGCACCAGTCGGCCGTCTTCGTCGCGCTTCGCCTTGAAGCTGTCGTTCGGCTGGATGTCCGCCTCCTGCTCCAGCTCCTGGGGAATGGTCAGATGACCGTTCTCGTTAATGGAGACGAAGGAGCCGAACAGTTTTTTGCCGTAGCCGGTGATCAGTACGCCTACGACGATGAGAGAGATGAGCACCCATTTGAGGATGCCGTTCTCCTCGAACCAATTCGCAACGGATGGGTCTTCCGTAAGCATGGAGCCTGCCGTGTAGGCCAGAACGCCCGATCCGATGTAGATGATCCAAGGGTACTTCTCGACGAGCTTGATGAACATCGTACTTCCCCAGACCATGATCGGTACGCTGATCAGAAGGCCGAGCACCACAAGCAGGAAGTCGCCGTGCGAGGCGCCTGCGACGGCCATGACGTTGTCGAAGCCCATCACTCCGTCCGCAATAATGATGGTGCGGATGGCGGGCCACAGCTGAGGCTTCGCTTCCACCGCATGGTCGCTCTTGTCCACGAGCAGCTTGTAGGCGATCCAGATCAACACTACGCCGCCCACCAGCAGGAGGTAAGGCAGCTTGAGCAGCCATACAACGGCGAGGGTGGCAAGCACGCGGATGACCACCGCGCCGACCGTTCCCCACATAATCGCTTTTTTCTGGTGTACCTTGGGCAGATTTCTTGCAGCCAGCGCGATCACGATCGCGTTATCTCCTGCCAGAACAAGGTCGATGAGGACGATGTTCAGCAGTTTGAGCAGGAACTCCAGAGAGAAGTCCACGTTCACCACTCCTATTCAGTTTGGTTGGTCTTCCTTTCGCAGCCGAGGAGATTCCGTTTGCTGATCACATAAAAATGACCCGTACCTGACCGGAGGTAAGGGTCTGGACAAACAGAAAAGACCCTTACCCGATAGGCAAAGGTCTTGCTAACAACGTGACGTTGCCAATAAAGCCGGGGCTCCGCGAAGAACCCGAAATGACGACTTTTATTGTGGAAGCTACTCCCCTTTGGAGGACACCTTATGTAATTAGCTTCATTATAACGAAGAGCCAAGCAGGGAGTCAAGGCTTATCCGCGGGGGATTTTGTAAAAAAAAGCCGGCCGTTCTCTACACCTGCTTGAATGCGGC containing:
- a CDS encoding beta-propeller domain-containing protein: MTPTLSSSAAHLIRPRPYLCRSAVQKTSPQAAPVSGSPSHSVIAEKKIAIWPSPYRTTTKTIVYELGDRTKLKAVRETELEGHYISSRKIGDSLYIVTNKSMNFHWLLRENATPEEKLAAAAGPAYRDTAAGDAFVTIGFEDIRYFPKAVEPNYLLVGGIHLKHPDQKMQVTSYLGSGQYVYASESNLYVTVNEYQAAQPMPIPIDPGIGGIATPSIPVPRAEDTVSVIYKFGLDGGTTRYEGRGTVPGHPLSQFSMDEHDGYFRIATTTGSSWRTDEGTSKNNVYVLDEAMKITGSLEDLAPGERIYSVRYMGSRAYMVTFRQVDPLFAIDLSDPRAPKTLGQLKIPGYSDYLHPYDENHLIGFGKEAVVAKPEPGFTGEPAAFTQGMKMALFDVSDPANPKELFKETIGDRGTESELLHNHKALLFSKEKNLLAFPVTVMEIKDKNAAGSVSPQAYGEFTFQGAYVYGLDLQSGFQLRGKVTHLSEEAMKKAGSSWYGSDLNIERLLYIGDTLYSASQGMMKANDLASLKELRSLPLPPWQPRP
- a CDS encoding LapA family protein produces the protein MKAQWILILTLLFALVTAVFAVINVDPVRVKYVFGERDIPLILVILGSVLLGGLITGFIGLFRQFKLKRQIRLLEKKVAEYESGQAGSAPVPSSDLQLQPAGTPSSPEVPRQDTTK
- the pepF gene encoding oligoendopeptidase F: MNQLPKRNDVPAEHRWNLQDLFASQEAWDAEYQKVKDALKNVGRFEGKLADPASIKEVFQLEDEISIHTERLYVYANMKHHEDMADPVYQALSDKSKKLSVEVGEALSFVSPEILSLSDEVLQALVGHPDLAFYKRTLEEMIRQKQHVLGKSEEALLAQVGNLSQAPGTIYGMLNNADLKFPKVKNEQGEEVELTHGRYIQFLESRNREVRREAFQKMYETYGKQKNTIAATLAANVTKNIFYAKARKYPSTLEMSLFGDKIDKEVYTNLIDAVHDSLPLMHRYMELRRKLMKVDQLHMYDLFAPLVDEYKLEISYEEAKEKVKESLEPLGPDYLKVLQEGFDNHWIDIYENEGKRNGAYSWGAYGTHPYVLLNHKDNLNSMFTLTHEMGHALHSYLSDENQPYRYAQYTIFLAEVASTLNEALLMDYMLKHSSDKKEKMYLLTYYMDQFRTTVFRQTMFAEFEKIIHEKAEAGESLTPQLFSEIYYNLNVQYYGKEMAVDKDIEMEWARIPHFYNSFYVYKYATGFSAATSFAKQILDEGQPAVDRYLGFLKSGGSDYSLNILKKAGVDMSTPEPIKQAMSVFKDLLEQMEKLSEA
- a CDS encoding TerC family protein, whose protein sequence is MDFSLEFLLKLLNIVLIDLVLAGDNAIVIALAARNLPKVHQKKAIMWGTVGAVVIRVLATLAVVWLLKLPYLLLVGGVVLIWIAYKLLVDKSDHAVEAKPQLWPAIRTIIIADGVMGFDNVMAVAGASHGDFLLVVLGLLISVPIMVWGSTMFIKLVEKYPWIIYIGSGVLAYTAGSMLTEDPSVANWFEENGILKWVLISLIVVGVLITGYGKKLFGSFVSINENGHLTIPQELEQEADIQPNDSFKAKRDEDGRLVLVKLKPNS